The following are encoded together in the Thunnus maccoyii chromosome 18, fThuMac1.1, whole genome shotgun sequence genome:
- the engase gene encoding cytosolic endo-beta-N-acetylglucosaminidase isoform X2 → MNCKAFGLVSSSTPAAASRLTSCLDQPMDSSSIHEVIKYIRSPLPVKHYDLDTTEPISCGLQNLDELLSWKRSDANPFNVAIVPLAPREPSLASSPRRTLVSHDMMGGYLDDRFVQGTNAVTPYAFYHWQYIDIFNYFTHKMVTIPPAVWTNAAHKHGVVVLGTFITEWTDGAVACEAFLKDEESYRAVADKLVQISHCYGFDGWLINIENLLSVVAVKNMPLFLCYLTDQMHERVPGSLVLWYDSVIENGQLKWQNELNQSNRMFFDACDGFFTNYNWTEQNLELMKNYSGIQGRQADVYIGVDVFARGEVVGGMFETNKALEIIRKHNFSAAIFAPGWVYETHEDKTEFRQNQDKFWALLSDYLYIHRPASPLPFISSFCQGFGKAIYWRGQCEVNRSWFNLTAQEIQPLYYHKELEGQGWLRSRGCPEDAWNGGCSLLLDGLIPAAHTSPVSATIFSLHVPLPHKTLVSLIYKPSAGITVSLELKTTDASLCTHMDVQDVKLTSTFPEVLDEEHQLRQLCGDLNPEGWAVRCSQLDLRGCALREVCFSIQRDGEPQDTPFTCRVGEIMFLDVAGLQVPPQMVQGLCIYDVVWLRGAGTSLESTSPCLHLNATLHWDFPTDIIRHFKVYWRQLRGPDPRIPAGQLVLVGRAYSNLFRVTELAVPEPPGLLELVVEPVIRKGFQVPESHWGRRSLSYSEDLTQ, encoded by the exons ATGAACTGTAAAGCTTTTGGCCTGGTCAGTTCCTCtacacctgctgctgcttccag GTTGACGTCTTGTTTGGATCAACCCATGGATTCAAGCAGTATCCATGAAGTCATCAAGTATATACGCTCACCACTACCAG TCAAACATTATGATCTTGACACTACTGAACCAATCAGCTGTGGTCTTCAGAATTTGGATGAGCTGTTGTCCTGGAAACGAAGCGATGCAAATCCCTTTAACGTGGCAATTGTCCCTCTGGCGCCTCGGGAGCCTTCTCTGGCCAGTAGTCCACGTCGGACCTTGGTGTCTCATGACATGATGGGTGGCTACCTAGATGACAG GTTTGTACAGGGGACAAACGCAGTAACTCCGTATGCCTTCTACCACTGGCAGTACATTGATATTTTCAACTACTTCACTCACAAAATGGTGACTATTCCTCCTGCTGTGTGGACCAATGCTGCACATAAACATGGAGTCGTCGTTCTTG GTACGTTCATAACAGAGTGGACAGACGGAGCGGTGGCGTGCGAGGCCTTCCTAAAAGATGAGGAGTCTTACCGAGCAGTGGCTGATAAACTAGTACAGATCAGCCACTGCTATGGCTTCGACGGCTGGCTCATTAACATAGAGAACTTACTCAGT GTGGTTGCGGTGAAGAACATGCCTTTGTTCCTGTGCTATCTGACGGACCAGATGCACGAGCGAGTCCCCGGCAGCCTGGTCCTGTGGTACGACAGCGTGATCGAGAACGGGCAGCTAAAATGGCAGAATGAACTAAACCAGTCCAACAg GATGTTTTTTGATGCTTGTGATGGCTTCTTCACCAACTACAACTGGACGGAGCAGAACCTGGAGTTGATGAAGAACTACAGTGGGATCCAAGGCCGCCAGGCTGACGTCTACATCGGAGTGGACGTGTTTGCCCGTGGCGAGGTGGtgggaggaatgtttgaaaCAAATAAG GCACTAGAAATCATCCGAAAACACAACTTCTCTGCAGCCATCTTTGCTCCAGGCTGGGTGTACGAGACCCACGAAGATAAGACAGAATTCCGCCAGAATCAAGACAA GTTCTGGGCTCTTCTGTCAGACTACCTGTACATCCATCGGCCAGCCTCACCTCTCCCCTTCATTTCCTCCTTCTGCCAAGGCTTTGGGAAGGCTATCTACTGGAGAGGACAG TGTGAGGTGAACAGGAGCTGGTTCAACCTGACGGCCCAGGAGATCCAGCCCTTGTACTACCACAAGGAGCTGGAGGGCCAAGGCTGGCTGAGGAGCCGCGGCTGCCCGGAGGATGCCTGGAATggaggctgctcactgctgctgGATGGCCTCATCCCTGCTGCTCACACATCTCCAGTTTCTGccac GATCTTCTCCCTCCATGTACCGCTTCCACACAAGACCCTAGTGAGCCTCATCTATAAGCCATCTGCTGGGATCACAGTCTCCCTGGAGCTCAAGACAACAGACGCCAGTCTTTGCACACACATGGACGTCCAGGATGTCAAAT TGACTAGCACATTTCCTGAGGTCCTGGATGAAGAGCACCAGTTGCGTCAGCTGTGTGGGGACTTGAATCCAGAGGGTTGGGCTGTCAG gtgttcGCAGTTGGATCTTCGTGGCTGTGCTCTCAGAGAAGTTTGTTTCAGCATCCAGCGGGATGGAGAGCCCCAGGACACACCTTTCACCTGCAGGGTGGGAGAAATCATG TTCCTGGATGTAGCCGGTCTGCAGGTGCCTCCTCAGATGGTTCAGGGTTTGTGCATATATGACGTGGTGTGGCTGCGTGGTGCTGGCACCTCACTGGAGTCCACCTCCCCCTGCCTGCACCTCAATGCCACTCTGCACTGGGACTTCCCAACTGACATCATACGCCACTTCAAGGTGTACTGGCGACAGCTGAGAGGACCCGATCCCCGAATCCCTGCAGGTCAGCTGGTTCTGGTGGGCCGGGCATATTCTAATCTGTTTAGGGTAACGGAGCTGGCAGTGCCGGAGCCCCCCGGCCTGCTGGAGCTGGTGGTGGAGCCAGTGATCAGGAAAGGCTTCCAGGTCCCAGAGAGCCACTGGGGAAGAAGAAGCCTCAGCTACTCAGAGGACTTGACACAATGA
- the engase gene encoding cytosolic endo-beta-N-acetylglucosaminidase isoform X1, translating into MSSTVDVNKLPLRRKREDGGDNDDVTSDTTEPSRLTSCLDQPMDSSSIHEVIKYIRSPLPVKHYDLDTTEPISCGLQNLDELLSWKRSDANPFNVAIVPLAPREPSLASSPRRTLVSHDMMGGYLDDRFVQGTNAVTPYAFYHWQYIDIFNYFTHKMVTIPPAVWTNAAHKHGVVVLGTFITEWTDGAVACEAFLKDEESYRAVADKLVQISHCYGFDGWLINIENLLSVVAVKNMPLFLCYLTDQMHERVPGSLVLWYDSVIENGQLKWQNELNQSNRMFFDACDGFFTNYNWTEQNLELMKNYSGIQGRQADVYIGVDVFARGEVVGGMFETNKALEIIRKHNFSAAIFAPGWVYETHEDKTEFRQNQDKFWALLSDYLYIHRPASPLPFISSFCQGFGKAIYWRGQCEVNRSWFNLTAQEIQPLYYHKELEGQGWLRSRGCPEDAWNGGCSLLLDGLIPAAHTSPVSATIFSLHVPLPHKTLVSLIYKPSAGITVSLELKTTDASLCTHMDVQDVKLTSTFPEVLDEEHQLRQLCGDLNPEGWAVRCSQLDLRGCALREVCFSIQRDGEPQDTPFTCRVGEIMFLDVAGLQVPPQMVQGLCIYDVVWLRGAGTSLESTSPCLHLNATLHWDFPTDIIRHFKVYWRQLRGPDPRIPAGQLVLVGRAYSNLFRVTELAVPEPPGLLELVVEPVIRKGFQVPESHWGRRSLSYSEDLTQ; encoded by the exons atgtcaTCGACTGTGGATGTAAACAAGCTTCCCCTTAGAAGGAAACGTGAGGACGGAGGAGATAACGACGATGTGACAAGTGACACAACTGAACCCAGCCG GTTGACGTCTTGTTTGGATCAACCCATGGATTCAAGCAGTATCCATGAAGTCATCAAGTATATACGCTCACCACTACCAG TCAAACATTATGATCTTGACACTACTGAACCAATCAGCTGTGGTCTTCAGAATTTGGATGAGCTGTTGTCCTGGAAACGAAGCGATGCAAATCCCTTTAACGTGGCAATTGTCCCTCTGGCGCCTCGGGAGCCTTCTCTGGCCAGTAGTCCACGTCGGACCTTGGTGTCTCATGACATGATGGGTGGCTACCTAGATGACAG GTTTGTACAGGGGACAAACGCAGTAACTCCGTATGCCTTCTACCACTGGCAGTACATTGATATTTTCAACTACTTCACTCACAAAATGGTGACTATTCCTCCTGCTGTGTGGACCAATGCTGCACATAAACATGGAGTCGTCGTTCTTG GTACGTTCATAACAGAGTGGACAGACGGAGCGGTGGCGTGCGAGGCCTTCCTAAAAGATGAGGAGTCTTACCGAGCAGTGGCTGATAAACTAGTACAGATCAGCCACTGCTATGGCTTCGACGGCTGGCTCATTAACATAGAGAACTTACTCAGT GTGGTTGCGGTGAAGAACATGCCTTTGTTCCTGTGCTATCTGACGGACCAGATGCACGAGCGAGTCCCCGGCAGCCTGGTCCTGTGGTACGACAGCGTGATCGAGAACGGGCAGCTAAAATGGCAGAATGAACTAAACCAGTCCAACAg GATGTTTTTTGATGCTTGTGATGGCTTCTTCACCAACTACAACTGGACGGAGCAGAACCTGGAGTTGATGAAGAACTACAGTGGGATCCAAGGCCGCCAGGCTGACGTCTACATCGGAGTGGACGTGTTTGCCCGTGGCGAGGTGGtgggaggaatgtttgaaaCAAATAAG GCACTAGAAATCATCCGAAAACACAACTTCTCTGCAGCCATCTTTGCTCCAGGCTGGGTGTACGAGACCCACGAAGATAAGACAGAATTCCGCCAGAATCAAGACAA GTTCTGGGCTCTTCTGTCAGACTACCTGTACATCCATCGGCCAGCCTCACCTCTCCCCTTCATTTCCTCCTTCTGCCAAGGCTTTGGGAAGGCTATCTACTGGAGAGGACAG TGTGAGGTGAACAGGAGCTGGTTCAACCTGACGGCCCAGGAGATCCAGCCCTTGTACTACCACAAGGAGCTGGAGGGCCAAGGCTGGCTGAGGAGCCGCGGCTGCCCGGAGGATGCCTGGAATggaggctgctcactgctgctgGATGGCCTCATCCCTGCTGCTCACACATCTCCAGTTTCTGccac GATCTTCTCCCTCCATGTACCGCTTCCACACAAGACCCTAGTGAGCCTCATCTATAAGCCATCTGCTGGGATCACAGTCTCCCTGGAGCTCAAGACAACAGACGCCAGTCTTTGCACACACATGGACGTCCAGGATGTCAAAT TGACTAGCACATTTCCTGAGGTCCTGGATGAAGAGCACCAGTTGCGTCAGCTGTGTGGGGACTTGAATCCAGAGGGTTGGGCTGTCAG gtgttcGCAGTTGGATCTTCGTGGCTGTGCTCTCAGAGAAGTTTGTTTCAGCATCCAGCGGGATGGAGAGCCCCAGGACACACCTTTCACCTGCAGGGTGGGAGAAATCATG TTCCTGGATGTAGCCGGTCTGCAGGTGCCTCCTCAGATGGTTCAGGGTTTGTGCATATATGACGTGGTGTGGCTGCGTGGTGCTGGCACCTCACTGGAGTCCACCTCCCCCTGCCTGCACCTCAATGCCACTCTGCACTGGGACTTCCCAACTGACATCATACGCCACTTCAAGGTGTACTGGCGACAGCTGAGAGGACCCGATCCCCGAATCCCTGCAGGTCAGCTGGTTCTGGTGGGCCGGGCATATTCTAATCTGTTTAGGGTAACGGAGCTGGCAGTGCCGGAGCCCCCCGGCCTGCTGGAGCTGGTGGTGGAGCCAGTGATCAGGAAAGGCTTCCAGGTCCCAGAGAGCCACTGGGGAAGAAGAAGCCTCAGCTACTCAGAGGACTTGACACAATGA
- the csnk1da gene encoding casein kinase I encodes MELRVGNRYRLGRKIGSGSFGDIYLGTDISVGEEVAIKLECVKTKHPQLHIESKIYKMMQGGVGIPTIKWCGAEGDYNVMVMELLGPSLEDLFNFCSRKFSLKTVLLLADQMISRIEYIHSKNFIHRDVKPDNFLMGLGKKGNLVYIIDFGLAKKYRDARTHQHIPYRENKNLTGTARYASINTHLGIEQSRRDDLESLGYVLMYFNLGSLPWQGLKAATKRQKYERISEKKMSTPIEVLCKGYPSEFATYLNFCRSLRFDDKPDYSYLRQLFRNLFHRQGFSYDYVFDWNMLKFGANRAVEDSERERREREERLRHSRNPGARGMASASGRARAAQDVAAPSPLNPASHTGLEKERKVSMRLHRGAPVNISSSDLTGRQDTSRMSTSQALSRVTPSGLQSAAPR; translated from the exons ATGGAGTTGAGAGTTGGAAACAGATACAGACTGGGCAGGAAAATTGGAAGTGGATCATTTGGAGACATCTACCTTG GCACTGATATCTCAGTCGGAGAGGAGGTGGCTATTAAACTGGAATGTGTGAAGACCAAACACCCACAGCTCCACATAGAGAGCAAAATCTACAAGATGATGCAGGGTGGAG TGGGTATTCCGACGATAAAGTGGTGCGGGGCCGAGGGCGACTACAATGTGATGGTGATGGAGCTGCTGGGGCCCAGTCTGGAGGATCTGTTCAACTTCTGCTCTCGGAAGTTCAGCCTCAAGACTGTCCTGCTGCTGGCCGATCAGATG ATCAGCCGCATTGAGTACATCCACTCCAAGAACTTCATCCACAGAGACGTGAAGCCAGACAACTTCCTGATGGGGCTGGGAAAGAAAGGCAACCTGGTCTACATCATCGACTTCGGCCTGGCCAAGAAATACCGTGACGCCCGCACACACCAGCACATCCCCTACCGCGAGAACAAGAACCTGACCGGCACCGCCCGCTACGCCTCCATAAACACACATCTGGGCATCG AACAGTCCAGACGGGACGACTTGGAGTCGCTGGGCTACGTCCTCATGTACTTCAACCTGGGTTCTCTGCCCTGGCAAGGCCTCAAAGCTGCCACCAAGAGGCAGAAGTATGAACGCATCAGCGAGAAGAAAATGTCGACGCCCATTGAGGTCCTCTGCAAAGGCTACCCAT CTGAGTTTGCCACCTACCTGAACTTCTGCCGCTCACTGCGGTTTGACGACAAGCCCGACTACTCATACCTCCGCCAGCTCTTCAGGAACCTCTTCCACAGACAAGGCTTCTCTTACGACTACGTCTTCGACTGGAACATGCTCAAATTT ggtgCCAACAGAGCCGTGGAGGACTCAGAGAGGGAGCGCCGGGAGCGGGAGGAGAGGCTGAGGCACAGCAGGAACCCCGGGGCCAGGGGCATGGCCTCTGCCTCAGGAAGAGCCAGAGCAGCTCAGGATGTCGCAGCCCCCTCACCACTCAACCCTGCGTCACACACag GTttggagaaggagaggaaggtcAGCATGCGTCTTCATCGTGGAGCACCTGTCAACATCTCCTCCTCAGACCTGACGGGACGCCAGGACACATCCCGCATGTCCACCTCACAG GCTCTGTCCCGGGTCACACCCAGCGGCCTCCAGTCTGCAGCCCCACGGTGA